One Bacteroidota bacterium genomic window, AATAATCATTTATAAAATGTACGTGTTGTTGCAGATGCAAAGCTGAAACCTTTGCTTCAAGCATTAAGCGATACTTTTCTCCATCGTGTTTTATTATTGTTGGATGTGTTTTACCAATAACCAGGAAAACAACATCTGGATTTTTTTTAATTATAGCAGGTAATGCTTCCAGGGTGGTTTCAATACTTTTTCCGGGGCCTAACAGTCCGAACGTGGATAGTACTTTTTTCCCCGTTAATTTATACTTGCTCTTTAAAAGTTCCTTATCTGCATGCAATACCAGGTGTGTGCCATGAGGGATCACTGCTATCTTTTCCCCGGGTATTTCATAGTCAGTTACAAGGATGCCTTCTGAAATATGGGTCATTACGATAATTGATGCGGCAGCAGCGGAAAGTATTTGCACTTTTGTTTTTAATGCTTCATCCGGGTGTGGTATTACAGTATGAAAAACCATAATAACAGGTTTGTTAAGTGCAAGCAGAAACTGCAGAAACTCATCTTCTTTGTTTTCAAAAAGCCCAAACTCATGCTGGACCATTACCATCCGGATATCCGGGTCGGAATTTATTCTCTTTGCTAACTGTATAAATGCGTCTGCATGACCTGTATTGAGAATATATTTTATTTCATCTGTATAAATATGATTTTCATTTTCTGATTCAAGCGGACAAATATGAATGGCAAATGAATGATCAAATTTATTTTTTAATGTGCTTATAAGATCCTGTGAATAGGTCGCAATTCCACATTGCCTCGGAGGATATGTAGTTATAAATAAGATACCGGGCAATTTTTCAATTGGGTTGGAAACAGGCTGTTCAATTTTTATCCTGTTGATACGAACCTTTTGAACACTTTTTGTACCTGCAGGTGTCATGCCGTGCGAACTGCCAATGAAAAGATTATTAACTGGTAAAATTGCAACTTCATTTGTCATTTTTGGAATATTCCTGAATTGTTTGTTTAGAAAGAATTATCCAAATAATTGTCTAAAACCGGTGTAATTGAATCAACTTCAGGAGCAGTAAAGGTGAATTATAGTAAGCAGAAAAGGCTTACACAATCTCAGGTATAAGTTACATAATTCATATAGCCATGAACCAGGATTTGAGATTTACATCCTTGCCATATACCAGTTCAGTTCTTTCTCTATTTTTTCGTAGTGAAAAAAGGCCGTAATGTTTTTTTGAAGACGAAGAAAGGCTGTTTCGCTTTTCACCACATAATCAAAAGCCCTGTGGTGCATACAACTGACGGCTACATCAATTTTATCCTGCGATGATAACATTACAACAGGGATATCAGGATTGATCGATTTTATCTTGTCGAGGGTTTCTATTCCGTTCATTGCGTTTTTATCTATCCCGTTCAGGTGATAATCCAGAATGATTACATCAGGTTTATGCGATAAATTTTCCAGGCAAAGTTCGCCTGTGGCAAATGTTTCAACAGTAAAATCGGTGTGATGAAGAAATTCGATTTCCAGTGATTTCAGGAATAATGCATCGTCATCTACCAGGAAAAGTTTAATTTTTTCGTTGTTCATGGTTGGTTGTTTTTAATCCGGGAAAGTTCCTCTGTTAATTCGGTGCATGCTCTTGAGCAAATATTTTCAATGTGTAAGATCATCCCGGGTATTTGCTCCACCTGTTGCTGTAAGCTGGCATAGTCCTGTACTTTTTTTGCCATCGCCTCAACATCCGTGCTGATTCCCATTATTGAAAAGGAAGGGATCATTTTATGTACTGCTTCATACAATGAATTCCATTCTTTATCCCGGAAACTTTGTTTCATTGCGATGATCAATGGCGGGGTTTGCTCCAGGTAAAGTGAGATCATTTCCATCATCAGCTTCGGATCAGATTTGGTACGGCGGATCAAATAAGCAAGGTCTGTACATTTTGTTTTTTCACCTTCTCCACTTTCTTTTTGCTTATGAAGTGTTGTTTGTACCGGCTTTCTTACCAGCCCGGCTATTTTACTATACAATATTCTTTCGTCAATCGGTTTTGCAATATAGTCGTTCATACCTACTGCTTTGCATTTTGCAAGGTCAACAGTTGTTACATCTGCCGTTAAAGCGATGATGGGGATCTTTGACTTCAGTGTCTTACGAATATATTCAGTGGCCTCAAACCCGTTCATCTCAGGCATCTGGAGGTCCATCAAAATAATATCATAGGATTCGGTTTGCAGTTTTTCTACAGCAATTTTTCCGTTAGCCGCAATATCCTGTTCAAAGCCGAAATCATCAAGCAATGTTTTCATCAATAGCTGGTTGAGAGCAATATCTTCTACTACCAGCACTTTAATATTTTTTACTGTTGCATCCAGTTCAGAAATTCCTGGTTCTTCTTCAATCACAGCGCTGGTTTTTTGAAAACTTAATATGAAACTAAAAACAGAGCCCTCATCAATTTTACTTTTCACACTAATGGTTCCGCCCTGCGGCTCTACTAATTGTTTTACAATGGAAAGCCCCAAACCCGTTCCCCCATACAGTCTTGAAGTATGGCTGGATGCCTGCTGAAAGTTTTCAAAAATTCTCCCGATTTTGTTTTCCTCTATGCCGATGCCGGTATCTGCTACTGCAAATTCAATGCTTACTGACTCTTCATCTTCATCCAGTAGATTTACACTTACTGTAATTTTTCCTTTTGTTGTAAACTTTACAGCATTACTCAACAGGTTTAAGATGATCTGGTGCAATCGCACCGGGTCGCCTACCAACACATCCGGGATCCTGCTGTCGTATTCTTTTACCAGTTTAAGATTTTTTTCCTGGATCTTCGGTTCGAACATATGCATCATGGCAGAGATGGACAATGCCATCTTAAATGGTGTTTGCTCAAAGGTCATTTTCCCTGCATCTACTTTCGCCAGGTCGAGTATATCATTGATGAGTACAATTAAAGCATCACCGCTCATTTTTATGGCGGTTAAATATTCTTTTTGTTTAGCCGACAATTCTGTTTTCAGCAGCACTTTTGTAAACCCGATGATCGCATTCATGGGTGTACGTATTTCATGACTCATGTTGGATAAAAATTGCTGTTTTGCTTTCACGGCATCTTCCGCAATTTGCGTAGCATTTTCAGCCTTACTTTTTGCTTCTTCTGCAATTCCAGTTGCTAACTCGGCAAATACAATTGCCTCAGTCAATTCTTTTTCATTTCTTTTTTGTTCTGTAATATCTCTTGCTACCACAACGGCGCCGAGCACTTTTCCATCCTCATCTTTATAAACAGACCCGTTAAATAATACGTCTGTCAACTTGTGATCCATTATAGTTAACGGATAATCTGTTACAAAACCTTTTGCGAATACTTCCTGGTAAACTTCACGGGCCCTATGTGGCTCAGTAAAATAATCAAAGAAATCAGTGCCTGTAAGTTTTTCCCTTGTCAAACCTGTAATGTTCGCCAATGCTTCATTCATATCGGTGATCTTACCTTCTGTACTTATAGTAACCAATGGATCATAACTTGCTTCAATAAGACTACGGGAATATTGGGAGGCCAATTTTGCAGAATTGCTGTGCGCTTCAAGTTCTTTTTTTACAATTTTCTGTTTTTCTTTCTCCTTGCTTTGAAAAATAAGTTCTTTGTTAGCAATGACTAACTCAGCTGCCCGTTTTTCCTTCATTTTGTTTTGAAAGACAAGTTCTTTGTTAGCAATGACTAACTCAGCTGCCCGTTTTTCTTTCATTTTGTTTTGAAAGACAAGTTCTTTGTTGGCAATACTTAACTCAGCTGCCCGTTTTCCCTTCTCTTTATTTTGAAAGACAAGTTCTTTATTGGCAATGCTTAACTCAGCTGCCCGTTTTCCCTTCTCTTTATTTTGAAAGACAAGTTCTTTGTTGGCAATACTTAATTCTACTGCTCTGTTTCCTTTCTCTTTTTTTTGAAAGGCAAGTTCTTTTCGTATAATGACCACTTCCGCTGATAGTTTTTTCTTCTCTTGCTTTTGAAAGGCAAGTTCTTTAAGAGCTACCAATAACTCATCTTTACCCGATTTTTTTAGTTTAGCCATATTCTATCTTGATAAAATTCGTTTACCTTATTTTATTCCCTTTGTCTCAAAAGCTTTAGGGGAAATACCAATTTCTTCGATCGGGTTTCGCCTTTTGTCCTTCAATTGTTTGAAATGAGAAGGAGAGAGTCCTGTAGCTTTTTTAAACTGGTTGGATAAATGAGCAATACTGCTGTAATTCATCTTCCAGGCGATCTCTGTAATGTTCAGTTCATCATAAATGATCAACTCTTTTATCCGCTCAACTTTATGCGCAATGATAAAATGTTCAATAGTGATTCCCTGCACCTCTGAAAACAAGTTGGCCATGTAAGTATAATCGTGATTTAATTTGGCACTTAAGAAATCAGAAAAGTTTGTCTTGATAAGTTCATCTGAATGATGAACCATTTCAATAACTGCATTTTTAATTTTTTCGATCAGAATAGCTTTCTTATCATCCATTAACTCAAGCCCTGTACTACGTAATGCAATTTTTATTTGCTCCCGCTGCTCCTCAGAAATGTTTTCCATGATCTCCACTTCTCCCAAATCCACTACAATAAAATGCAGTCCGAGTTTTTTCAGCTCTTCTTTAACCACCATTTTACAGCGGTTGCTTACCATGTGTTTTATGAAAATTTTCAGATATAGCCTGTTTTGTTGAAAGTAGCGTTAAAGGTGGCTCATTATTCGTCAAAGAATGTTACATAATTATGCGAAAAGGTTATAGTATTCACACATTAATTGAATTCCGGCAGTTCAGCGCAGGTATTAATTGCCTTTTTTAAGCTAGTTGTTTTTGCTCCGATACTGAAAGGTTATCTGCTACTGCTTCAGCATTTATACCTAACTCGGCAAGTTCTGATAATCTTTCGTTGACTGCTTTTTCTTCGGTTAAAATTTCATGTAATAAAAGGGATGCCTCCGTTTCGCCTAATGCATCAGCGAAAGAACAAAGCGTTCCATAAGTTGCAATTTCATAATGTTCAATTTTTTGAACTGCTGAAATAATTGCAGCATCCCTTACCTTTCCGTCCTCAGTACCTTTCATTATTGATCTTGCGTCCTTGATTAAATACGACATCGCTTTGCATTTTTTGCTTTCCGACTTTTCGCCAGTAAAAGTGAAAGCTCCTTCTAACTTTGTTACATGCTTTTGGGTAGCCTCCAGATGCCCGATAAGTGCTTCCACCAATAAAACTGCTGTTGCATTTTTGATCATTTTAGGAAAAGCTTTGGTGAGTGCCTTTTCTGACCTGTAGATATCCTGTATTTCATCAATAAATAATTCACGAAGTCCTTTATTAGGGTCATGTTCTTTCTTCTTTGCTTTTCGCTTGTTTCTTTTAAATGTTCCGTTTAGTGGAAACTGTTTAGTTATATCTTTCATTTTTTTTATTTAGTTACTGTGATTTTATTTAAGGATTTTCTGCTGTTACGTCTTCCGCCAACTTTGACTCACCGGATTTTTTTTCAATGTCTCTGTCCATGGAATATAGAGCATCACTGCTTATTTTTTCGCCACCGGCTAATTTCATTTTGTCCAATAAGTCCATCACCAGCATTTCTTCTTCTATCTGTTCCTTTACAAACCATTGCAGAAAATTCCACGTTGCCCAATCTTCTTCATCAAAACTCATTTTTACAAGCTTATAAACAGCTGCAGTATTATCTGTTTCATGCACAAATATTTTTTCAAAACAATTGTTTATACTTACTGGTGATGCGGGTGGGGCTGGGATGGCGGTTACCTCTACTTTGGCACCTCTTTTTAAAATGTACTCTAATATCTTCATCATATGGTTACGTTCTTCCTGTGCATGCCGGAAAAGAAAATTCGCAATACCTGACATGCCCTGGCCATCGGCCCATGCTGCATACGATAAATAAATTTGTGATGCATGTGCCTCTTTTGTTATTTGCGCATTCAGCGCAGCCGAAAGGGTTTTTGATAGTCTGTTAGTATTCATAATTTGATTAAGTAAGTTCAATTTGACTGTACACTTAGTTCATCCGGGTTTCTTCCGGCATTCCGTTTTTACGAGTAATTATTCTTCACCCTGTTGATTCAGTTTGGATCTATCTTAAATAATTAACCGGAGAAGAAAAAAGCAAGAATAGCTGCTGCGATCAGCAATGCCATAGAAAACAGCACAGCTACTGTAAATTTTGCGTTTGTAAATATTCTCATATCTTTTATCTTGTATATCAGTGATAGTAAGCAATCTAAAGTTCAGTTTATATAGACCTTCCAGTGTTATATACCTATTGAAAAAAGTTACAAAATTCACACATTTTAAGTAAAAGCCACCAGTTAAACTGGTGGCTATATCGAAAAGAGGGATTAATAGTTATTGATATCTGCCAGTCTTAAATCTGCTATGATTAATAATCCCGGTCTACTACTCTTTATATTCTTTTACATAATTTTCTAATTCGGTTTTGTTTGCTGCAGTACTCAGTAATTCATATAGCTGAACAAAATTATTCCGGTCTGTAATTGTGCGGTATGACAGTTTCGCTAATTGAAGCCTGTTGCTTTCACTTGATACCAACTGAACCAATTGTTTTGCCTGGCTACTGGTGAAATAGTTCGCCGTGCTATTAAACACAGATGTAAGGGAGTTCATTTTTTCAAATGGAAGATATTTTGCCTGGACACCTTTGTAAAGAATATTAAAATCTGCGTCAACCATCGCAACATGCGTATTGTAACCTGTGCTGTAATTATTATTTATATAGGTTGTCAATTCATTTTTGCTTGCCTCGTTGCTTAACAAACCATAAACCTGGTTGAAATTGTTACGATCTGTAATGCTCCGGTAGGACAACTTTGCTAATTGAAGCCTGTTATTTTCTGCAAGGACTATCTGAATTAACTGGACTGCCTGGTTAGTGGTGAAATAATTATCGTTAAATGCACTAGTCAATGAACTCATCTGTGTGTTCAGCGGCCATTGCTGCTGAATAGTACGGTATAAATTATTGAAGTTGGCATCAGACATTGCACCATTTACGTTATTGCCTGTGCCATAATTATCATTTACATAAGCCGCCAGTTCATTTTTGCTGGCCTGGCTGCTGAGCAGGTTATAAATCTGTTGGAAGTTGCTTGGGTCAGTGATCGTACGGTAAGATAGTTTCGCCAATTGAAGACGGTTGCTTTCTGCACTGACTAACTGGATCAACTGACTTGCCTGGTAAGTACTGAAATGATTATTAGCTGTACTAAATGTATTCGTTAAGGAATTCATCTGGGTATTCACCGGCCATTGATTTTTAATTCCCTGGTAGAGAGTATTAAAATCGGCATCGGGCATTGCAACAAATGAATTATCAGCAGCGTAGAAATCATTTACATAAGCTACTACTTCATCTTTTCCAGCCTGGCTTTTGATCAAATCATACAACTCATAAAAATTGCTGCGGTCTGTGACTGTATGATAAGATAATTTAGCTAATTGCACCCTGTAACTTTCAGAAGTAATCTGTTGGAGCAATTGCGCAACCTGGTAAGTAGTAAAATAATTACCAGTCTTGTTAAAAGCATTTGATAACATTGATCTTCTTAGGTTGGGATTCCGCTGAGCTTTTACATTCTTTAAAAAGGTATTAAAATTAATGGTTGTCATAGGAACCTGGTTCTCACCGTCTCCGTTATTTCCTGTTTCAATCAATTCCAAACTACCATTCCCGTTTACTTTTATTTGCATCTCAAATGCATATCTCAGGTTAAACTGTATGGAAATAATATCTGATTTGTTTGTATTCTGATCGGTACGTGTAATTCGTAAAGTATGCTGTCCTGTTTCAAGATTAATTAATGCAACTGTTGTTTTGTTGCCTTCAATAGTACTGTTGTTAAGATTGTAGTTATTGCCATCTAATGTTACCTGTAAATTTTTATTACCGTTTACAGTAATAGTGACAGACCCTGTAGTAACAGGAGGGGCAGCAAGCACAGACAGCGATGCTAAAATGCTGATGATATATAATGATAATTGTTTCATGATTTATTTTATTAGAATTTATTTAAAGTAAAAGCGACTTACTGCATTCTTTTGCACAGATAAGTTTGCCTGCTGATTATATCTTGATTGATTTCAGTGAATCGAATAGCCCAAATGCTTTGAGCAACCAAATGATCACAACAATCACAACAACTATGTTGAGAATGTTTTTGATCTTACGGTCCATCGGGATATAAGTATTTATCAGCCACAAGGCAACACCTACAACGATTAGTACAATTAAAATGGTAAGAAGAGGCATAAATAGTAGTTTTAGATTGATTCAGGTAAAGTTGAGTTAGTTTAAACTCATAACTGTTACACTTCCTTTTAAATAAGTTACATCATTCACACCCGGAAGGAAGCCGACAAACTTATTGGGCACATAATGAAAAACCCCGGTTGTTACCGGGGTCTTTTGTAGTTCGAATTGTCGAATTACTGATAGAAAAAATGCAAAAAATGGAACTTTAAACCTTTAATGATCCGAACTATTTTAATGCTGATTTTGCCAGGTAAAAGCCGCCGGATAAATTATCCCCGGCCACCCAGCCTCCATCTACAAAATCTTTTTTTTGACTTAGCCTCCCATTCATTGAAAAGGCAATACGATTATCATCCGGCCATTTGCAGTTAATGGCTATTTTGTTGTTATTACTTATTGTGTAAGAGCCGGTAGCTTTGCGTGAACTGTTCATATCACTACTGTACATTTCGAGATTGTTGTTCTCTCCGAAAACTATTTTTACATCTACCTTCTTCTGATTCATACTATAAACACCTTTCCATATTCCCTGTATATTTATTTCAGATCTCGTACTCCTGTAGATGATAAAAAAGACCAGGCCTATTGAAAACAGATACCACTTCATAAAAAATACTATAATTAGAAACCCGGTTATTAAAAAAATAAAAAGCAAGCATAAAATTCCGGAAGCCACTTGTATGCACTGTTATTACAGAAGCAGGATCCGGCCGTTTATAGGCTATTACGGGAAAACTTAAGAAATACTCTGTTCGGTTATTATTTATTTTATTAAAAAAACAAGATTATACTTAAAAAAAGTTGATTTAATCCTTTTCCACTTACCCGGATCAGGATTGCAGGAGTTTTGTTAATTGAAGAATAAAGATGAGATGCTTTCTGCATTCAGGTCTTATACGATTTGAGAAATAAGTTATATAATTCACATATCCGGATACCTGGTATTACTCATTATACATTTTTTTCATTGATCATACAATCAGTAAATCATGTAACTTATTTCTGAAGTTGTGTAACACCCCTCCGAACAAAGAAGTCCATCTTTGTTTATTGCTAATATAATTTATCGATCAAAATTCAAAAAAATGAAAAAAATATTTTACACACTATTTCTTGCTTCACTTATTGCCGGTTGTTCAGAAAACATGGTAACAGGCCGCAAACAACTGAGCCTTGTGTCAGAAACAGAATTACAATCCATGGCCAAGGAGGAATACAAAACTTTTTTAAACGCAAATAAAGTTGTCAATACAAGTGTCAATAGGGATGCTGAAATGGTGTATCGTATAGGTTCACGCATTGCTACAGCTATTACAGCTTATTATAATAACAACGGACAACCAGCTATTTTAGAAGGATACCAGTGGGAATTTAACCTGATAGAAAATAAAGAAGCTAATGCATGGTGCATGCCCGGCGGAAAAGTAGTAGTCTATACAGGTTTATTACCTATTACACAGAACGAAGCGGCATTAGCCGTAGTAATAGGACACGAGATAGCCCATGCAGTTGCACAACATGGTAGCGAAAGAATGAGCCAGGCGTTATTGCAACAATTAGGCGGTGTTGCTTTGCAGGTTGCACTCGCAAATCAAAAAGTCGAAACACAAAATCTTTTTATGACTGCTTATGGTGTAGGAAGTACAGTAGGTGGTTTGTTACCTTTTTCACGCAAAGAAGAAACAGAAGCAGATAAATACGGATTATATTTTTCAGCTATGGCTGGCTACAATCCCCAGGAAGCAATTCCATTTTGGGAAAGAATGGGTGCTGCCGGTGGGCAAAAGCCGCCAGAGTTTTTAAGCAGTCACCCTTCGGATGAAACAAGAATTGCAAATATCAGGTCATATATGCCGCAGGCATTGAAATACTATACACCTGTTAAAAAATAAAATGAGCCTGGGCTATTGAATGGCATAATATTTAATAAGAAAACCTAAAACGTAATTAACAATTAAAAAAAGCATAATGAAAACATTTAAAATTTTAGCAACCAGTTTTTTAATAGTAGCCTTTTTTTCTGCAGGCTGCAAGACATGGAATAAATCACAAAAAGGAGCGGCCATTGGCGTTGCCGGTGGTGCTGCCGCAGGTGCAGTGATCGGTAAAGCAGCTGGTAATACAGCAATGGGTGCTATTATTGGAGCTGCTGCAGGTGGAGTGGCAGGTGCTGTTATTGGGCGCAAGATGGATAAACAAGCAGAAGAAATGAAAAAGGAAATTCCGGATGCTGAAGTGGTTAGGGTCGGAGAGGGGATTGTTATAGAGTTTAACAGTAAGATATTATTTGGTTTTGATCAATCCAATCTTACAGCTGCTGCCCGTACGAATCTGGATAAATTATTAGCCATTCTCCAAAAATACCCGGATACAAACATTGAAGTACAGGGACACACAGACAGTAAAGGAACTACTAGTTATAATCAGAAATTATCAGAAGAAAGAGCTTCCACTGTTTCCTATTATTTAGCTGGAAAAGGGATTGCTACTTCACGACTCAGCATTCATGGATTTGGTGAATCATTACCAAGGTATACAAATGATGCAGAAGACGCACAAGCGCAAAACCGCAGGGTGGAATTCCTTGTTTCTGCTAATGAAAAAATGAAAGCAGATGCTGCAAAAGAAGCAGAAAAAAATAGTGGAAAATAAATCATTCGAAAAAACACAGGCTTTGGATTTTCGTTAGGCTACAGGTTTTAAAAAATAATTATACCCTTCCTTGAAAGTTTAATAGTTGCCTTCAAAAGCAACTATTTTTTTGACTAATATTCTGCATATAAAATTGGTAGCCGGTGGGGACAAAACAAGTGCTAACTATATCCAAATCCAATACGGAAAATAATGGTTAACTTCATTATGATTTCGATTTCAGAACAGCCCAACTCCGCACTCTCTCTTATTCGGGGCTGAAAGTTGAAATTATTTGCCTTAACCAGGAGCCTTGAAGTTGTTTATTAAAAATATGGTTTGCATCCGGTGCAAAATGGTAGTGAAAGCTGAACTTGAAAAATTGGGCTTGCATTATATTACTGTGGAGTTGGGTGAAGTAGATATCATGGAAAAAATTTCAGAAGAGCAGCATGATCAATTCAAAGAAGAATTGCTTAAGTCGGGTCTTGAATTACTGGATGACAAAAAAAGTGTACTGATCCAGAAAATAAAGAATGTTATTATTGAATCGATTCATTATTCTGACGAACCTTTGAGAGTTAATTTTTCCGAATATTTAAGCAAGAAACTAAATCATAATTATACTTACCTGGCCAATCTTTTTTCAGAGGTTCAGGGTACAACGATCGAGAAATTTATTATTGTACATAAAATTGAACGGGTAAAAGAATTACTCGTCTATAATGAACATAACCTCACTGAAATTGCCTACCTGATGCATTACAGCAGTGTGGCCCATCTATCAACTCAGTTCAAGAAAGTCACTGGTCTTACTCCTTCCCACTTTAAACAGCTAAGGGTAATACGACTCAACATGCTGGAAGAACTGTAAATCTTGCAAGTTTTACCCACAGTTGTGTAACAATAGTAATTACAAAAGAACCCACCTTTAGCATATACCAGTTCAGGTATCTAAAACTTTATTTATGCCATTTTATTATTTCGCTTTTTCAGCTACCATGCTGGTGTTGATTTTCATTTTTATCCGTGCTTTTATTTTGCGTAAAGAGAGCTTTCCGGTTGAATTATTTAATGAAGCGCAGAGAAATGAGAACAACGGATATTTTGAGGAGGCAATAATTAGTTATGAAAGCGCCTTGCATGAAGCAAAAAAAACAGTCTTTCTTACGGAGCTAAAATATAGAATAGCCGGTAAGCTTAAAGTGTTAAACACTATTCTTGATTACAGAAGAAGCATGCTGTTCATCCGGCAGAAGTGATGTATTGCTTTTAATAAAACCGTTCCTCTGTTTTACATATTAAATCTTATTAAAAATTAAACTCAACAAAATGACTAACAGTACAGAATTAAAAGGAAAATGGAATGAGCAGAAAGGGAAACTGAAACAAAGATTTGCCTTACTGACAGAGAATGATCTCTTGTTTGAAGAAGGCAGGAAAGATGAAATGCTGGGTAAGCTCCAGGTTAAGCTGGGTAAAACCAAAGAAGAGTTGCATCAAATAATTGAAGCCCTCTAACACGGTACTAAAACATTAAATCAATCCTTTCAAATCTTTAAAATAAAAATTATGAATAATTTACTATATATCATTGCTGTCGTTCTCATTATTGGCTGGCTTCTCGGGTTATTTGTCTTTCATGCCGGAGGCATCATTCATGCACTACTTGTTATAGCCATTATAGTTGTACTACTAAGAGTAATCCAGGGTAGAAAGATCCTTTAGAAATAATAAACCCTTACACGGGTCATTGCTGATATTTGATCTGGTTTCTGATTTTACTTGAAATGTGTGAATTATATAATAAAATTATTAAATCATATAATTCTCTGAACAGGCCAGGTTCCTAACTTTAATTTGGTTTTTTCCAAGACAGTGTGTACTACCGATGA contains:
- a CDS encoding lmo0937 family membrane protein; translated protein: MNNLLYIIAVVLIIGWLLGLFVFHAGGIIHALLVIAIIVVLLRVIQGRKIL
- a CDS encoding CsbD family protein yields the protein MTNSTELKGKWNEQKGKLKQRFALLTENDLLFEEGRKDEMLGKLQVKLGKTKEELHQIIEAL